A genomic stretch from Haloarchaeobius amylolyticus includes:
- a CDS encoding NifU family protein, translating to MTDEADLRDRLGQFLARNFPQIELHGGSYDIAHLDADEGTVTVLLTGACEGCGISELTIGAVRGRLLSEFPELTEVHVETGLGADAGPMQDDFSDVPF from the coding sequence ATGACAGACGAGGCCGACCTCAGGGACCGTCTCGGCCAGTTCCTCGCGCGGAACTTCCCCCAGATAGAGCTCCACGGGGGGAGCTACGACATCGCCCACCTCGACGCCGACGAGGGCACCGTCACCGTGTTGCTCACCGGCGCGTGCGAGGGCTGTGGCATCTCGGAGCTGACCATCGGTGCAGTCCGGGGCCGACTGCTCAGCGAGTTCCCCGAACTCACCGAGGTCCACGTCGAGACGGGTCTCGGTGCGGACGCCGGGCCGATGCAGGACGACTTCTCGGACGTCCCCTTCTGA
- a CDS encoding DUF7097 family protein — protein MKKTPTGTSVGVDDPYDHAELCDHLTGEGTCRYAFEYPQHDREFAVARREEDFACPVVSDDTDADWTWADCPHFRATATDRECARCGLAEKRMAHEESARPLLEEHHLSYASEDRETSHEITVYLCRWCHAKVHNSWARVTDDASPDPEAVAALEERRGREMDEFGFQTASERRERDE, from the coding sequence ATGAAGAAGACGCCGACGGGGACCTCGGTCGGGGTCGACGACCCCTACGACCACGCCGAGCTGTGCGACCACCTGACCGGCGAGGGCACCTGCCGGTACGCGTTCGAGTACCCGCAGCACGACCGCGAGTTCGCGGTGGCCCGCCGCGAGGAGGACTTCGCCTGCCCGGTCGTCAGCGACGACACCGACGCGGACTGGACGTGGGCGGACTGCCCGCACTTCCGGGCGACCGCGACCGACCGCGAGTGCGCGCGCTGTGGCCTCGCGGAGAAGCGCATGGCCCACGAGGAGTCGGCCCGGCCGCTTCTCGAAGAACATCACCTCTCCTACGCCAGCGAGGACCGCGAGACGAGTCACGAGATTACCGTCTACCTCTGTCGCTGGTGTCACGCCAAGGTCCACAACTCGTGGGCGCGGGTGACCGACGACGCCAGCCCCGACCCGGAGGCCGTCGCCGCCCTGGAGGAGCGGCGGGGACGCGAGATGGACGAGTTCGGCTTCCAGACCGCGAGCGAACGCCGCGAACGCGACGAGTGA
- a CDS encoding 2-isopropylmalate synthase, protein MNVLFGGSPEHTQLSKSNVRFLDTTLRDGEQAPGVSMTPDEKVEVANALDSAGVSFIEAGSACTGEGERETISEVTAQRLDATVTSFARGIQRDIDHALDCDVDGVNLVVPASDRHVETKVGSSHEEVLDRTADLVAYAKDHGLWVEVIGEDGSRADLDYLDQLAQASFDAGADRVCYADTVGHAGPERTAEVVGVLAEHGPTSAHTHDDLGLGVTNALAAINAGADLVHATVNGIGERAGNVALEEVAMALKHVYDVDTVDTTQLYRLGEVVARTTGMRPAPNKAVTGENAFAHESGIHTDGTLKDDRMYEPYPPEQVGRERRIVLGKHTGRAGARAALSEHDVEVSDEELGRVVERVKEMASRGKRVTDADLLAVAEDVTDHERERRVELLEVTATSGSSTPSASVRLDVDGEEVVAAGTGSGPVDSAVEAVKSAVRDFGDAHLKSYHVDAVTGGTDAVVTVEVTMAREDREVTVAHSDADITRASVSAMVDALDRLLTEAPRKAPTADD, encoded by the coding sequence GTGAACGTTTTATTCGGGGGTTCCCCCGAACACACACAGCTGTCCAAATCTAACGTGCGATTCCTGGACACCACGCTCCGCGACGGCGAACAGGCCCCGGGCGTCTCGATGACCCCGGACGAGAAAGTGGAGGTAGCGAACGCGCTGGATTCGGCAGGCGTCTCGTTCATCGAGGCGGGGAGCGCCTGCACCGGCGAGGGCGAACGCGAGACCATCTCGGAGGTCACCGCCCAGCGCCTCGACGCGACGGTGACGAGCTTCGCCCGCGGCATCCAGCGGGACATCGACCACGCGCTCGACTGCGACGTCGACGGGGTGAACCTCGTCGTCCCGGCCAGCGACCGCCACGTCGAGACGAAGGTCGGCTCCTCCCACGAGGAGGTCCTCGACCGGACCGCCGACCTCGTCGCCTACGCCAAAGACCACGGCCTCTGGGTGGAGGTCATCGGCGAGGACGGCTCCCGGGCCGACCTCGACTACCTCGACCAGCTCGCACAGGCGTCGTTCGACGCCGGCGCGGACCGGGTCTGCTACGCCGACACCGTCGGCCACGCCGGCCCCGAGCGCACCGCCGAGGTCGTCGGCGTCCTGGCCGAACACGGGCCGACGAGCGCCCACACCCACGACGACCTCGGCCTCGGCGTGACGAACGCCCTGGCCGCCATCAACGCCGGGGCGGACCTCGTCCACGCCACCGTCAACGGCATCGGCGAGCGCGCCGGCAACGTCGCGCTGGAGGAGGTCGCGATGGCGCTCAAGCACGTCTACGACGTGGACACCGTCGATACGACCCAGCTCTACCGGCTCGGCGAGGTCGTCGCCCGGACCACGGGCATGCGGCCCGCCCCGAACAAGGCCGTGACCGGCGAGAACGCCTTCGCCCACGAGTCGGGCATCCACACCGACGGGACGCTCAAGGACGACCGGATGTACGAGCCGTACCCGCCCGAACAGGTGGGTCGCGAGCGCCGCATCGTCCTCGGGAAGCACACCGGGCGTGCAGGCGCACGCGCCGCGCTCTCCGAGCACGACGTCGAGGTCTCCGACGAGGAACTCGGCCGCGTCGTCGAGCGCGTCAAGGAGATGGCGAGCCGCGGCAAGCGCGTCACCGACGCGGACCTGCTCGCGGTCGCCGAGGACGTGACCGACCACGAGCGCGAGCGGCGCGTCGAGTTGCTGGAGGTCACCGCGACCTCCGGGAGTTCGACCCCGAGCGCGAGCGTCCGGCTCGACGTCGACGGCGAGGAGGTCGTCGCGGCTGGCACCGGCTCCGGGCCGGTCGACTCCGCGGTCGAGGCCGTCAAGTCCGCGGTGCGGGACTTCGGCGACGCCCATCTCAAGTCCTACCACGTCGACGCCGTCACCGGCGGCACCGACGCGGTCGTGACCGTCGAGGTGACGATGGCACGCGAGGACCGCGAGGTGACGGTCGCCCACAGCGACGCCGACATCACGCGGGCCAGCGTGAGCGCGATGGTCGACGCCCTCGACCGCTTGCTCACCGAGGCACCGCGAAAGGCGCCCACTGCGGACGACTGA
- a CDS encoding type 1 glutamine amidotransferase, which translates to MLLSLENEVDPDARYLGDALRSLLGEHATYDYVREGGRPALDRFDDLDGVVVGGSTAGVYEADDHPWMAEEAAFVRELVDREIPVLGVCFGHQLVNEALGGRVEHHGLAHRLVTADLADDPLFDGVNRTIPAVHGDRVVDPGDGMAPIAATDDYRYFATRHRDAPVWTVQYHPEFQHDLLARIREDFGWTDTDRSWADVTTARTLRNFERLAAAHSR; encoded by the coding sequence ATGCTGCTCTCGCTGGAGAACGAGGTCGACCCCGACGCCCGCTACCTCGGCGACGCCCTGCGCTCGCTCCTCGGCGAGCACGCCACCTACGACTACGTCCGCGAGGGCGGTCGCCCCGCCCTCGACCGGTTCGACGACCTCGACGGCGTGGTGGTCGGGGGAAGCACCGCCGGGGTGTACGAGGCCGACGACCACCCGTGGATGGCCGAGGAGGCCGCGTTCGTCCGGGAGCTGGTCGACCGCGAGATACCCGTTCTCGGGGTCTGCTTCGGCCACCAGCTCGTGAACGAGGCACTGGGTGGCCGGGTCGAACACCACGGTCTCGCCCACCGGCTCGTCACGGCCGACCTGGCCGACGACCCGCTGTTCGATGGCGTCAACCGGACGATTCCGGCGGTCCACGGCGACCGGGTGGTCGACCCGGGCGACGGGATGGCCCCAATCGCCGCCACCGACGACTACCGGTACTTCGCGACGCGGCACCGGGACGCCCCGGTGTGGACGGTCCAGTACCATCCGGAGTTCCAGCACGACCTGCTCGCGCGGATCCGCGAGGACTTCGGCTGGACCGACACCGACCGCTCGTGGGCCGACGTGACGACGGCGCGGACGCTCCGGAACTTCGAGCGACTGGCGGCCGCGCACTCGCGGTGA
- a CDS encoding polymer-forming cytoskeletal protein, with protein MSLHTDPLDELSIPSGTTVEEHDLVTDGDVLIGGRSTVEFGVRGRNVLGGEGIRIDGGVEAEADCRLDMWSDVAGNVLVGRDAFIGERTHIGGRLLVSGDLDIGDEVDIAEGFEANGWIVIRNPMPTIVFLFVYLKQLMLMGEEEAAKQLVNEMTDEEDPDEDPLVVPRNATVSDDAWRVSTPASIGDECRLHGNFRAESIEVGEDCNIFGSLRAKEDILIGEGTRVHGDVTTRSGEVRIAPGALVLGDVSCSDLQLSKGAEVDGTMRARGDITMAGIANRDIE; from the coding sequence GTGTCGCTGCATACGGACCCACTCGACGAACTCTCCATCCCATCGGGTACGACGGTCGAGGAACACGACCTCGTGACCGACGGCGACGTCCTCATCGGTGGACGCTCGACGGTCGAGTTCGGCGTCCGGGGACGGAACGTCCTCGGTGGCGAGGGCATCCGCATCGACGGCGGTGTGGAGGCCGAAGCCGACTGTCGACTCGACATGTGGTCCGACGTGGCGGGGAACGTCCTGGTCGGCCGGGACGCGTTCATCGGCGAGCGAACCCACATCGGCGGCCGCCTGCTGGTCTCGGGCGACCTCGACATCGGCGACGAGGTCGACATCGCCGAGGGCTTCGAGGCCAACGGCTGGATCGTCATCCGCAACCCGATGCCGACCATCGTCTTCCTGTTCGTCTACCTCAAACAGCTCATGCTCATGGGCGAGGAGGAGGCGGCCAAACAGCTGGTCAACGAGATGACCGACGAGGAGGACCCGGACGAGGACCCGCTCGTCGTGCCACGGAACGCCACCGTGAGCGACGACGCCTGGCGCGTCTCGACGCCCGCGAGCATCGGCGACGAGTGCCGCCTGCACGGAAACTTCCGCGCCGAGTCCATCGAGGTCGGCGAGGACTGCAACATCTTCGGGAGCCTGCGCGCCAAGGAGGACATCCTCATCGGCGAGGGCACCCGCGTCCACGGCGACGTGACCACGCGCTCGGGCGAGGTCCGCATCGCACCGGGAGCGCTCGTCCTCGGTGACGTCTCCTGTTCGGACCTCCAGCTCTCGAAGGGCGCCGAGGTCGACGGGACCATGCGCGCCCGGGGCGACATCACGATGGCCGGCATCGCGAACCGCGACATCGAGTAG
- a CDS encoding DUF7522 family protein gives MPYDSPTQSPARAQFADETRAKKRIVERTDGVVERLREELGDDLSLVAFYNEDVLEIHFVHDTVREQYRQEDLDALASDICLDARMGDPYQESLVQLGQLNFVVTGFDDGLLARVPLGEQVGVAVTTNLNAGAKIATLVPRVVDEHDIAVASRN, from the coding sequence ATGCCTTACGACAGTCCGACGCAATCGCCGGCGCGGGCCCAGTTCGCCGACGAGACCCGCGCGAAGAAGCGGATCGTCGAGCGGACGGATGGGGTGGTCGAACGGCTCCGCGAAGAACTCGGCGACGACCTCAGCCTGGTCGCGTTCTACAACGAGGACGTACTGGAGATACACTTCGTCCACGACACGGTCAGGGAACAGTACCGACAGGAGGACCTCGACGCACTCGCGAGCGACATCTGCCTGGACGCGCGGATGGGGGACCCGTACCAGGAATCGCTCGTCCAGCTCGGGCAACTCAACTTCGTCGTCACCGGGTTCGACGACGGCCTGCTGGCCCGCGTCCCGCTCGGGGAGCAGGTCGGCGTCGCGGTCACGACGAACCTGAACGCGGGCGCCAAGATCGCCACGCTGGTCCCGCGGGTCGTCGACGAGCACGACATCGCCGTCGCGTCGCGGAACTGA
- a CDS encoding DUF192 domain-containing protein: MRLVHSTGETTRVLATEVDTADSTLTRAKGLMFRRAIPEDYALVFRFDEARSRDVHMLFVPFPIDVLWLVGNEVVQKKRLRPWLGLGRGTADTLVELPAGAAEAVSEGDIVRLES; encoded by the coding sequence GTGCGACTGGTTCACAGCACCGGCGAGACGACGCGTGTCCTCGCGACCGAGGTCGACACCGCGGACTCGACGCTCACCCGGGCGAAGGGCCTGATGTTCCGACGGGCCATCCCCGAGGACTACGCGCTCGTCTTCCGGTTCGACGAGGCGAGGTCACGCGACGTGCACATGCTGTTCGTCCCGTTCCCCATCGACGTGCTCTGGCTCGTGGGGAACGAGGTCGTCCAGAAGAAGCGCCTTCGCCCCTGGCTCGGGCTGGGGCGGGGCACGGCCGACACGCTGGTCGAGTTGCCCGCGGGCGCCGCCGAGGCCGTCTCCGAGGGCGACATCGTGCGACTGGAGTCCTGA
- a CDS encoding redox-regulated ATPase YchF, with translation MLSIALAGKPNAGKSTFYKAATLADVDIANYPFTTIDPNRGVTHVRTDCPCLDREERCGDDNCHDGKRYVPVELLDVAGLVPGAHEGKGLGNQFLDALTNADVIINVVDASGATNAEGEPVEPGSHDPLEDIDFIEEEMDMWLTGIVTRNWESVERKSRSPDFDLDDALADMLTGFGASPADVQAVLRDLDYPADPIQWDDDDREALARDIRARTKPIIVAANKADVASEENVERLLDLDKPVIPTTAEGELALRKGAEAGVIDYDPGDETFEIVGDISDAQRDALSGLQETLDRWGGTGVQSALNYAVYDLLTHITAFPVQDANKWTDAKGNVLPDAFLLPDGSTPVDLAYAVHSDIGDGYLHAVDAKSNRDISDSYELEEGDVVKIVSTAK, from the coding sequence ATGCTTTCCATCGCGCTCGCCGGGAAACCGAACGCGGGCAAGTCTACCTTCTACAAGGCGGCGACGCTGGCGGACGTGGACATCGCGAACTACCCCTTCACCACCATCGACCCGAACCGGGGGGTGACCCACGTCCGGACCGACTGTCCGTGCCTGGACCGAGAGGAGCGCTGTGGCGACGACAACTGTCACGACGGGAAGCGCTACGTCCCCGTCGAACTCCTCGACGTCGCCGGGCTAGTCCCCGGCGCCCACGAGGGGAAGGGCCTCGGCAACCAGTTCCTCGACGCGCTGACGAACGCCGACGTCATCATCAACGTCGTCGACGCCTCGGGCGCGACCAACGCCGAGGGCGAACCGGTCGAGCCGGGGAGCCACGACCCGCTGGAGGACATCGACTTCATCGAGGAGGAGATGGACATGTGGCTCACCGGCATCGTGACCCGGAACTGGGAGTCGGTCGAGCGCAAGTCCCGCTCGCCCGACTTCGACCTCGACGACGCGCTCGCGGACATGCTCACCGGGTTCGGGGCCAGCCCCGCCGACGTGCAGGCCGTGTTGCGCGACCTCGACTACCCGGCCGACCCCATCCAGTGGGACGACGACGACCGGGAGGCGCTGGCCCGCGACATCCGGGCCCGGACGAAGCCCATCATCGTCGCCGCGAACAAGGCCGACGTGGCGTCCGAGGAGAACGTAGAGCGCCTGCTCGACCTCGACAAGCCGGTCATCCCCACGACGGCCGAGGGCGAACTCGCCCTGCGCAAGGGGGCCGAGGCGGGCGTCATCGACTACGACCCCGGCGACGAGACGTTCGAGATCGTCGGCGACATCTCCGACGCCCAGCGCGACGCGCTCTCGGGGCTACAGGAGACGCTCGACCGCTGGGGCGGGACCGGCGTGCAGTCGGCGCTGAACTACGCCGTCTACGACCTGCTGACGCACATCACCGCGTTCCCGGTGCAGGACGCGAACAAGTGGACCGACGCGAAGGGCAACGTCCTCCCCGACGCGTTCCTCCTGCCCGACGGGTCGACCCCGGTCGACCTCGCCTACGCGGTCCACTCCGACATCGGCGACGGCTACCTCCACGCGGTCGACGCGAAGTCCAACCGGGACATCTCCGACAGCTACGAGCTGGAAGAGGGCGACGTGGTCAAGATCGTCTCGACCGCGAAGTAG
- a CDS encoding DUF5800 family protein encodes MTTLSFDEEGCDVVYEGTEFRLEKELIEEATGKNYYDVTDHEVLQIVEKDPALGGEPRRIGDILA; translated from the coding sequence ATGACCACGCTTTCGTTCGACGAGGAAGGTTGCGACGTCGTCTACGAGGGGACCGAGTTCCGTCTCGAGAAGGAGCTCATCGAGGAGGCGACCGGGAAGAACTACTACGACGTGACCGACCACGAGGTGCTGCAGATCGTCGAGAAGGACCCGGCCCTCGGCGGCGAGCCGCGACGCATCGGCGACATCCTCGCCTGA
- a CDS encoding hydroxysqualene dehydroxylase has protein sequence MTHEIAILGGGIGGLSAAHELATRGFDVTVYEHHDRFGGKARSFPGPNDGDAALPAEHGFRFFPGFYTHLTDTMRRIPEGDGTVHDHLVTTDTMLQAVATGESHELQVSVPDSPAAWRDRLQQVFGAEVPRDEAAFFANKLVTLLSSCERRWDEEYEYLSWWEFIRAEEMSPAYQKFLGYGITQSLVAMRPEVSSARTIGRIYLQMIRGLLDPSLDADRLLDGPTNDVFVDPWVAHLRDLGATLLAGATVTGIEADGERVTGVRVRMDGEERLVTADQYVLAMPSDVVVDLLTPELEAAAPSLAGVRELDRGWMNGVQFYLRRDVPTVAGHSVYYDAPWALTSISQRQFWPAHDFDAYDECEGVLSVIVSEWDEPGIRYGKPARECTREEVTAEVWAQLQAHLNRETAEGEAVLPDDVLLDAALDPAIQWDDEAGELRNDSPLLINTVGSQQYRPEARTDCPNLVLAADFVRTETDLASMECANEAARRAVNAILDRVGSTADPCALWDFEWPTVFEPARRHDALNMRLGLPHPAAGGDRLWQAYRGVRASPLFGRFLSE, from the coding sequence ATGACACACGAGATCGCTATCCTCGGCGGGGGTATCGGCGGGTTGAGTGCCGCCCACGAACTGGCGACCCGCGGCTTCGACGTGACGGTGTACGAACACCACGACCGCTTCGGGGGCAAGGCCCGGAGCTTCCCCGGGCCGAACGACGGCGACGCGGCGCTCCCGGCCGAGCACGGCTTCCGGTTCTTCCCCGGCTTCTACACGCACCTCACGGACACGATGCGGCGCATCCCGGAGGGTGACGGGACGGTCCACGACCACCTCGTCACCACGGACACGATGCTGCAGGCGGTGGCGACCGGCGAATCCCACGAGCTCCAGGTGTCGGTGCCGGACTCGCCGGCCGCGTGGCGCGACCGGCTCCAGCAGGTGTTCGGCGCCGAGGTGCCCCGCGACGAGGCGGCGTTCTTCGCGAACAAACTGGTGACGCTGCTGTCGAGTTGCGAGCGCCGGTGGGACGAGGAGTACGAGTACCTCTCGTGGTGGGAGTTCATCCGCGCCGAGGAGATGTCCCCGGCCTACCAGAAGTTCCTCGGCTACGGCATCACCCAGTCGCTGGTCGCGATGCGACCGGAGGTGTCGAGCGCCCGGACCATCGGTCGCATCTACCTCCAGATGATCCGCGGCCTGCTCGACCCGAGTCTCGACGCCGACCGACTGCTCGACGGCCCGACCAACGACGTGTTCGTCGACCCCTGGGTCGCCCACCTGCGCGACCTCGGCGCGACGCTCCTCGCCGGCGCGACCGTCACCGGCATCGAGGCCGACGGCGAGCGCGTGACCGGTGTCCGGGTGCGGATGGACGGTGAGGAACGACTCGTCACGGCCGACCAGTACGTCCTCGCGATGCCCTCCGACGTGGTCGTCGACCTGCTGACACCGGAACTGGAGGCGGCGGCTCCCTCGCTCGCGGGCGTCCGCGAACTCGACCGCGGCTGGATGAACGGCGTCCAGTTCTACCTGCGTCGGGACGTGCCGACAGTCGCCGGCCACAGCGTCTACTACGACGCGCCGTGGGCGCTCACCTCCATCAGCCAGCGCCAGTTCTGGCCCGCCCACGACTTCGACGCCTACGACGAGTGCGAGGGCGTCCTCTCGGTCATCGTCTCGGAGTGGGACGAACCCGGCATCCGGTACGGGAAACCGGCCCGGGAGTGCACCCGCGAGGAGGTCACCGCCGAGGTGTGGGCGCAGTTGCAGGCCCACCTCAACCGCGAGACAGCCGAGGGGGAGGCGGTCCTGCCCGACGACGTGCTGCTCGACGCCGCCCTCGACCCCGCCATCCAGTGGGACGACGAGGCCGGCGAGCTCCGCAACGACTCCCCACTGCTCATCAACACGGTCGGGAGCCAGCAGTACCGGCCCGAGGCCCGGACCGACTGCCCGAACCTCGTGCTCGCCGCCGACTTCGTCCGCACCGAGACCGACCTCGCGAGCATGGAGTGCGCCAACGAGGCGGCGCGCCGGGCGGTGAACGCGATACTCGACCGCGTCGGAAGCACCGCCGACCCGTGTGCCCTCTGGGACTTCGAGTGGCCCACGGTGTTCGAGCCGGCGCGCCGCCACGACGCCCTCAACATGCGCCTCGGCCTCCCGCACCCGGCCGCCGGCGGCGACCGGCTCTGGCAGGCCTACCGGGGCGTGCGAGCGTCACCACTGTTCGGTCGGTTCCTCTCGGAGTGA
- a CDS encoding transcription initiation factor IIB, giving the protein MSDTRIRTFSAESETTPTTEQVDEETCPECDGRLQTDEEHGETVCSQCGLVVEADSIDRGPEWRAFDAGEKDEKSRVGAPTTQMMHDKGLSTSIGWQNKDAYGRALSSRQRRKMQRLRTWDERFRTRDSRERNLKQALGEIDRMASSLGLPDTVRETASVIYRRALEDDLLPGRSIEGVATAALYAAARQAGTPRSLDEVAAVSRVDPMEFKRTYRYIVRELGLEVAPADPESYVARFASDLDLSDEAEMQARELLRTAKEKGLQSGKSPVGLAAAAVYAGSLLVNERVTQNDVSSVANVSEVTIRNRYKELLEAADEGQSAH; this is encoded by the coding sequence ATGTCAGATACACGAATCCGGACGTTCAGCGCAGAGTCCGAGACGACACCCACCACCGAGCAGGTCGACGAAGAGACCTGTCCCGAGTGCGACGGCCGGCTGCAGACCGACGAGGAGCACGGCGAGACCGTCTGCTCGCAGTGTGGGCTCGTCGTCGAGGCGGACAGCATCGACCGCGGCCCGGAGTGGCGCGCGTTCGATGCCGGCGAGAAGGACGAGAAGTCACGCGTCGGCGCCCCAACGACGCAGATGATGCACGACAAGGGGCTCTCGACCAGTATCGGCTGGCAGAACAAGGACGCCTACGGCCGGGCCCTCTCGAGCCGTCAGCGCCGCAAGATGCAGCGCCTTCGCACCTGGGACGAGCGCTTCCGCACCCGCGACTCCCGGGAGCGCAACCTGAAGCAGGCGCTCGGCGAGATCGACCGCATGGCCTCCTCGCTGGGCCTCCCGGACACGGTCCGCGAGACGGCCAGCGTCATCTACCGGCGCGCCCTGGAGGACGACCTCCTGCCCGGGCGCTCCATCGAGGGCGTCGCCACCGCGGCCCTGTACGCCGCGGCCCGCCAGGCCGGCACGCCCCGCAGCCTCGACGAGGTCGCCGCGGTCAGCCGCGTCGACCCGATGGAGTTCAAGCGGACCTACCGCTACATCGTCCGCGAACTCGGCCTGGAGGTCGCCCCCGCCGACCCCGAGAGCTACGTCGCCCGCTTCGCCAGCGACCTCGACCTCTCCGACGAGGCCGAGATGCAGGCCCGCGAACTCCTCCGCACCGCGAAGGAGAAGGGCCTCCAGTCCGGCAAGTCCCCGGTCGGCCTCGCGGCCGCCGCGGTCTACGCCGGCTCGCTGCTGGTGAACGAGCGCGTCACCCAGAACGACGTGAGTTCGGTGGCCAACGTGAGCGAGGTCACCATCCGCAACCGTTACAAGGAGCTGCTCGAAGCCGCCGACGAAGGCCAGAGCGCACACTGA
- a CDS encoding M48 family metallopeptidase yields the protein MSLVAAVVVHLLFAVGWYVLFQSLAARLSGRPAREPLTAARLRHLRRLGYASAFAVNLLLAQVVGTAAALQLLFDDLPLFLRPVVVGAGVFVFGILPSLAAVAVAVAPYRERVRHLALSAGFVLWWFVTRAVAITLSVAVIVGFVRVVPDGWPRVVGALGVVLVAISLSPVVLRIGLRTRAPTPAERERVADVLPGSVRLRIVDPRTRVGCAFAAGIVPGLRYVFVTETVFDLLDDDELSAVVAHEVAHHRQNHVVARFGLAAVVVVPLLVGVEFGRPELVRLVGLALLPYAFLWFKLIRRTEFVADREAARAVGPDAMARALETLLARRLILEPTGTTSRLLDVHPTVSTRIDRLESPADI from the coding sequence GTGTCTCTCGTCGCCGCCGTCGTCGTGCACCTGCTGTTCGCGGTCGGCTGGTACGTCCTGTTCCAGTCGCTGGCAGCCCGGCTCTCGGGCCGGCCGGCCCGTGAACCGTTGACCGCGGCGCGACTCCGCCACCTGCGCCGGCTCGGCTATGCCTCCGCCTTCGCGGTCAACCTGTTGCTGGCGCAGGTGGTGGGGACTGCCGCGGCGCTGCAACTGCTCTTCGACGACCTCCCGCTCTTCCTCAGGCCCGTCGTCGTCGGTGCGGGCGTGTTCGTCTTCGGCATCCTCCCCTCGCTCGCCGCGGTGGCCGTCGCCGTGGCCCCCTACCGCGAGCGGGTGCGCCACCTCGCGCTGTCGGCCGGGTTCGTCCTCTGGTGGTTCGTGACCCGGGCGGTCGCGATCACGCTGTCCGTGGCGGTCATCGTCGGTTTCGTCCGGGTCGTCCCCGACGGCTGGCCACGCGTGGTCGGGGCGCTCGGCGTCGTCCTGGTCGCCATCTCGCTCTCGCCGGTGGTCCTCCGCATCGGCCTGCGGACCCGGGCGCCGACCCCGGCCGAGCGCGAGCGCGTGGCCGACGTGCTCCCGGGGTCGGTCAGGCTGCGCATCGTCGACCCGCGGACCCGGGTCGGCTGTGCCTTCGCGGCCGGCATCGTCCCCGGCCTGCGGTACGTCTTCGTGACCGAGACGGTGTTCGACCTGCTCGACGACGACGAGCTCTCGGCGGTCGTGGCCCACGAGGTCGCCCACCACCGGCAGAACCACGTCGTCGCCCGGTTCGGGCTGGCGGCCGTGGTCGTCGTGCCCCTGCTCGTGGGGGTGGAGTTCGGCCGGCCGGAACTCGTCCGCCTCGTCGGGCTCGCCCTCCTGCCCTACGCCTTCCTGTGGTTCAAGCTCATCCGACGGACCGAGTTCGTGGCCGACCGCGAGGCCGCCCGGGCCGTCGGCCCCGACGCCATGGCGCGGGCACTTGAGACGCTGCTGGCCCGGCGTCTCATCCTCGAACCGACCGGGACGACCAGCCGGTTGCTCGACGTGCACCCGACGGTCTCGACTCGCATCGACCGGCTGGAAAGTCCTGCAGACATATAA
- a CDS encoding UPF0058 family protein gives MRKQELLHLHQLLSQIRSVVETDEPVPPGAFTPYDEFGVGPYSFNRQKADHEEAIYRLMAGIVATIEASEAETAEPVDEMTP, from the coding sequence ATGCGTAAACAGGAGCTGCTGCACCTCCATCAGTTGCTCAGCCAGATACGTTCGGTCGTCGAGACAGACGAACCCGTCCCGCCCGGGGCGTTCACCCCCTACGACGAGTTCGGGGTCGGCCCGTACTCGTTCAACCGGCAGAAGGCGGACCACGAAGAGGCCATCTACCGGCTCATGGCCGGCATCGTCGCGACCATCGAGGCGAGCGAAGCCGAGACGGCGGAACCGGTCGACGAGATGACGCCGTAG